Within Plectropomus leopardus isolate mb chromosome 23, YSFRI_Pleo_2.0, whole genome shotgun sequence, the genomic segment TCTTTCCTCTGTTGCCTGCAGATTATTTTGGCACACAATTACAGTGGTCTCCAGAAGCATGAGTTTAAGTACAAACGTTTGAGCATTAGTAACACGTCGACATTGGTGATTTCCTCTAGAGAATTAGGAAGGAAATTCTAATAGCATTCAAGGTGGCCTCAAACAGTGTTTTGATTTCAGTGATCTCTCCATCTACAGTATACTGCATAGTGTTGATGGGAGAGACAACTTCGAGTTGAGTGGTCACCATTTCAATCTACTTATACGCGTATCTTTGTGTCTTAAAGAGATCGTTTCTCGTCTCCCGGCTCATCGTTTTGTCCATTCTATGGGGTTCATATAGCCAACAGTTCATCCTCATGCCTGACTGACTTTTACCATATCACAGTGCCCAGCAATACCGTCAACATCACGACCAACACAgtacaaaatattcatttaaatgtagTTAGCAATGACTTATAAAAAGGACACGACGAGGGCGGGACACTTCGccgttcatgtttttgtgtttggatctctttcttttcattcaaACCAACCTttcttctgtcttctctcaGAGCTGGTCTTTTTGTTCTCTTGGCGACCCCATTGCTTTCCTCCCATTTCTATCGATTCAAGCTCCTCTCTCAGTATCTATTCAGTGCGATGAGTGTGGTTTTCATGGTGGTTGttctctccctccgtctcctgGTGACTGAAGAGGTAGCTCCACCAACTTTTAGAGTGGTGCATCTGTTTGGCCGACCCAGCGCTCCTCACCTTCTTCATTTCCTGCACGAAATAGACACAGTGTGGAGTTAGCAATAATTGTATCAGTTATATGagaaaaaggcacattttgttCCTGATTCTGCTATTGAATTGACGgtcctgtgtgtaggatttagtggcatctagaggtgaggttgcagaactaaaaacatgaatggccctatctagagttAGTGTTTCGTTTATCTgctctgagctactgtagaacaactcCTCACAAGAGGACCTGCTCATGTGAAGATAGAAAAAGCGCATTTTTTGAATCAGTAATtcttatttcaggtgattataaatgaatgaaaacatagttacaaatattacatacaaTTTCTGctaatagatgcccctaaattgTACACAGTCCACCTTTCAGTCATTTTAGCACTGATCCTGGCAATAACCTGATCCTCTTcctttaccacacacacacacacacacacacacacacacacacacacacacacacacacacacacacactttcagttCTCTCTCATCACCAGGTCCCTTCTTTGAATgaaaacaatcaacaacaacataaacacaggatgaatatttttccaaatttctacaaaaaaaaagccatgtccatgtcctaaaaatacagaatacagaGTTTTTGGCTCCAAGCTACAGACCAGACCAAAATCctgtaatggggaaaaaaaaaaaacatgctgtcacCCCAAGAGATAACAGTAAAATGCCAAAAGGAGCTGTGTAGTGGGTTAACCCAGGCTTTCACACTGACATTCGAGGCATATAAGATACATGAATATTCACTGTCAGTGTGGTAAATGGCTAAATGATGCTTGTGATAGTTGCAAAGCATGTCAACTTGCATTGACATCTGTATGATTTTTGGCTTTCCATTCCCTCAAAAAGGACGCAACCTTGATGTTTTGCACAGTACCAGTATGTATTAACACCATCTTTTAGTCATACTAACCACACCattctttcctcttttccccatctttctttttctaaacgCCTTTAAACCCTCCTTCCATCTCACTCACCCCTTTATCTAGCAGGCTGTCAAACTCGTCACTCATCCTTCGGAGCTGGCGGCCGTATTTCTTGGCTGCCCACAAAGCAGGCGGAGCGGACTTGGACCGCCCCCTGAATGGAGCGCCGTCGGTGGGCGTACCGGCCTCGTCTTCCCCCCTAGCCTGGAGCTCCTCGTCTCTGGAGGCAGTTGAAGCGTGGGACTCTGAGTTCAGTCTGATTCGACCGGTCACTACGGGAGACAAGGTAAGAGAGTTTTGTAATGCCTCACATTAGCAGGATGAGCCACATAAGACACAGTGAAAGGAAACattaaggaaataaaataggaaaattAATCTCTAATTATCGCTGAAAGAACTCGAACTATGCAGATAAAACCCACAACATCTTTTTCTACTGCTTGGACTAGAGATAGAGCTGTTATGCAAAATATGCGtgcatacattttaatgttccAAAGTACATCACAGATTTGATTTCTGCAGAATGAGGCCAAAGAGATGAAGCCAAGAAATTGCAGGACAACATAGGGGCatatacagaaaataatattggaGAGAGTGATAAAGGAATGTGCATAAatatcaaatgcttttttttgttttattttgaagaatacAACTTGCATCtcggcagctgctgcagaaattTATAGTGGAgcagaaaatatgacaagatattgctctctttttctacaaaactgcaaatattattaataacaaGCAAATGAGGAATTGTGGGCTTAAGTTTGAACTATTCATCACCACCCCGGTGATGAATATTGTGCCATGTGCTGCATGTGAAGTTGGAATACTTGGGGATCTTTAATAACAAAGTGATGCTGTTGAGCATGGAActaaaatcctgtaaacttGGGCGGAATACAACAGTCTCAACAAGCCCATCTTCTTGGGTGGTGACAGATGGGGCAAGGTTGGCTTAACGTGAACTCCCAGTAACAGACAGAAGAGTAAATTTGGTAATAAAGCGGGACACACTTTGAGTCCCATCTGGAGCAGGTTGTGGTTAAGGATTCTCAAACACACTTTGGCATGCTTAGATAAAGTATAGTGGCATCTTCTTGGGACCTGTTTCCAAATTTTCTGCTCGGTGTTATACCACCTTCAAACGCTCTCTGATTTCACTGAATTCTTTGAGGTTTCCTACCTGCCATTCTGAGCTCAGGTAGGGTGAGGGAGTGACGTTGGGGGAGCTGTTGCTCCGGCGCGGTGGATGGTTGGTTATTTTCTCCTTCCTCTACCTCCTCCGATGGCTCTGACTCGCTGTCGGAAATTGTGAAGTGTGCAGCCATCGTGACATCTAGTGGAGTAAGATTCAGGAAAAATTAGAGCCGACCAACCAAGTACTGTAGATTGCAGACAAGGTCACGTCCATAAGTAGATGGACGTGCTGTATACACATAATGTTACAGGGTTGCAGCAGTATACTGGTTTCAAGGTTTAATGTGGTATGAAAATTGatcatactgtgtacatatGCTTATTTATGatactggaaaaacaaaaaagcaagcgGACCCGCATAAGcacctctcctttcctctcctcttgtccTTGACTGCCTGTCAGACATTACAAACCTAATTTCATTGAAAAATTATTTCACGTTTGAattataatgaataaatgtcttctgttttcattcactgataatgataatagtaattgTGTAATATTGTTTACCGTGAAACCATAATATTTTCTGATTACATAAAACTCATTCCATTGCAACCCTATGATGTTAATAAGCTTCAATGTTATTGAGACCACGGATGGCTAATATTAGTGTTGACCTACACTTGATCTGTTTGAGAGACTAGACACAGACATGTCGTCCATACAAATGAATTAACCAAAACAATAGTTCCTCTTAGCTATAAAGAACACCAAGG encodes:
- the badb gene encoding BCL2 associated agonist of cell death b — translated: MAAHFTISDSESEPSEEVEEGENNQPSTAPEQQLPQRHSLTLPELRMAVTGRIRLNSESHASTASRDEELQARGEDEAGTPTDGAPFRGRSKSAPPALWAAKKYGRQLRRMSDEFDSLLDKGEMKKVRSAGSAKQMHHSKSWWSYLFSHQETEGENNHHENHTHRTE